The following nucleotide sequence is from Gadus macrocephalus chromosome 18, ASM3116895v1.
CGAGGGGGAAAGCTTCAGTGGACAATCATCCTTACACTATTGCTCTGCTCCGTCTAGCCGATCCGGAACGATGGCAAAGATCCTTTTCTTGGTAGCATCTCTGCTCATTTTCAGCAACATCTTCGTCGCCTATTCTGCATTTCCTCCCAGCCTTATTGTAGACATTGCTAAGATCCTTCTGGACAACTACTGCTCTCCAGAGAAGATGGTGGGCATGCAACAAGCCATCGATGCAGCCAGCACAAACACCGAAATCTTAAGCATCCCGGATCCAGAAACCATGGCGAACGTGCTCACCGCAGGGGTTCAGAGCACCATCAATGACCCACGTCTTAAGATCACCCATGAGCCAGAGTATTCACCAGTTGTTGCCCCACAGAtgcccccgctgccccccgagCAGCTCATCGCCGTCCTCCAGAGCTCCATCAAACTCGACATCCTGGACGGCAATATCGGCTACCTCCGGATCGATCACATCCTCGCGGAGGACGTGGCGGAGAAGATCGGCGCTTTGCTCCTTGAACTGGTATGGAATAAAATCCTGCCCACCACCGCGCTGATCTTTGACATGCGCCATACCAGCAGTGGAGATATAACAGGGATCCCCTACATCGTGTCTTACTTCACCGACGCTGAGCCCCTGATCCACATCGACAGCGTGTATGACCgcccctccaacaccaccaaggAGCTATGGTCCATGTCCACGCTGCTTGGGGAGAGGTACGGCACCGACAAGCCCATCGTCATTCTCACCAGCAGGAACACCAACGGGatcgccgaagacgtcgtctACTGCCTGCAACACCTCAAGAGGGCCACTGTCGTCGGTGAGAAGACCGCCGGGGGCTCGGTCAAAATCGACAAGATCAGGGTGGCCGACACAGACTTTTACATCACCGTGCCGACCGCAAAGTCTGTCAACCCCATCACGGGCGCCACGTGGGAGGTCAAAGGCGTCACCCCCGATGTTGAGGTGAACGCCGAAGACGCCCTGGCAACCGCCATCAAGATCCTCAACATCAGGGCCCAAGTGCCCGCCATTATTGAAGGCGCCGCCAACTTGATCACAGAGAAGTATGCCTTTGAGGCCGCAGGAGACGAGGTGGCAGAGAAGCTGAAAGTGCTGCTTGCCACCGGGGCGTACAACAGGGTCAACTCCAAGGCGGAGCTGGAGACCAAGCTCTCGGCAGATCTCAAGAGCCTGTCTGGGGACAAGGGCCTAAAGACAACGAGCAACATCCCCGCCCTTCCACCAATGGTAAGAGCAGTGCTGCCATTGGAATAGGTCTAATGTTTATGTTGATTGGATC
It contains:
- the LOC132446290 gene encoding retinol-binding protein 3-like; the encoded protein is MAKILFLVASLLIFSNIFVAYSAFPPSLIVDIAKILLDNYCSPEKMVGMQQAIDAASTNTEILSIPDPETMANVLTAGVQSTINDPRLKITHEPEYSPVVAPQMPPLPPEQLIAVLQSSIKLDILDGNIGYLRIDHILAEDVAEKIGALLLELVWNKILPTTALIFDMRHTSSGDITGIPYIVSYFTDAEPLIHIDSVYDRPSNTTKELWSMSTLLGERYGTDKPIVILTSRNTNGIAEDVVYCLQHLKRATVVGEKTAGGSVKIDKIRVADTDFYITVPTAKSVNPITGATWEVKGVTPDVEVNAEDALATAIKILNIRAQVPAIIEGAANLITEKYAFEAAGDEVAEKLKVLLATGAYNRVNSKAELETKLSADLKSLSGDKGLKTTSNIPALPPMNYTPEMFIELIKVSFHTDVFENNIGYLRFDMFGDFEEVKAIAQIIVEHVWNKVVNTDAMIIDLRNNVGGPTTAISGFCSYFFDADTKILLDKLHDRPSGTTKELWTLPELTGSRYGTKKSLIILTSGATAGAAEEFVYVMKRHGRAMIVGEPTSGSSHPAETFRVGDSDVFLAVPTVHSDNTAGPAWEGTGVTPHIPVAAEAALGTAKAIFNKHFGGQK